DNA from Brassica oleracea var. oleracea cultivar TO1000 unplaced genomic scaffold, BOL UnpScaffold03077, whole genome shotgun sequence:
CAGTAGAATCAGGTTGACGTGTTTGAGTCTGAAGTTGTTGTAAGAGTTGAGTAACTTGTTCCTGAGTGAAATGAGCCAAATCAAGCGCACCAGGAGAAGCATTCTGCACTTGAGCCACTGTATTACCAGCCGTAGTAGACTGATGTTGATGTGATGATTGAGATACTGGTCCACGTGACTGATTGTTAGAGGGAGCAGAGAGTCGTTGCTGAGAAGAGGCATTGGTATTATAAAACCTATGACCAGGAGGATATCCGTGTAACTTGAAGCATTTCTGAACAATATGTCCAGCCATTCCACAATGTGTACATACAGGGCGTTGTTTAGGACGATAGGCAACAGCCGCAGCATAATGAGGACTTGCAGATTCAGTAGCCGAAGTCTGGAAAACAACACTATCTGTCTTGAGAGATGGGCGAATTATCTTCTGTCTTTCATCTTGAGCAACCATGTTAAAGACCTCCTCAATCGATGGAATCGGCTTAAGCATCAAGATGTGACGACGTGTAGCATCATAGGACTCATTCAACCCCATCAAGAACTTGGTTACACGACTTCTCTGCTGTATCAACTCCCAAGAAGCAGCTGCATTGCATTCACATTTGCCACAAGTACAAACAGGAAGATCCACATAATTCTGAAATTCCTCCCAAAGAGTTACGAGCTCAGTGTAATATGTACT
Protein-coding regions in this window:
- the LOC106321802 gene encoding uncharacterized protein LOC106321802, whose product is MTSNHSPPRPPVDHYNNPYYLHNSDHAGLVLVSDRLETGADFHAWRRSVRMALNVRNKLGFIDGTIPKPPADHRDSGSWSRCNDMVSTWLMNSVSKKIGQSLLFMSTAELIWKNLMSRFKQDDAPRIFEIEQKLSNIQQGSLDVSTYYTELVTLWEEFQNYVDLPVCTCGKCECNAAASWELIQQRSRVTKFLMGLNESYDATRRHILMLKPIPSIEEVFNMVAQDERQKIIRPSLKTDSVVFQTSATESASPHYAAAVAYRPKQRPVCTHCGMAGHIVQKCFKLHGYPPGHRFYNTNASSQQRLSAPSNNQSRGPVSQSSHQHQSTTAGNTVAQVQNASPGALDLAHFTQEQ